From a region of the Eulemur rufifrons isolate Redbay chromosome 7, OSU_ERuf_1, whole genome shotgun sequence genome:
- the FAM131A gene encoding protein FAM131A isoform X2 yields MLPKSRRALTIQEIAALARSSLHGISQVVKDHVTKPTAMAQGRVAHLIEWKGWSKPSDSPAALESAFSSYSDLSEGEQEARFAAGVAEQFAIAEAKLRAWSSVDGEDSTDDSYDEDFAGGTDTDVAGQLPLGPHFQDLFTGRRFSRPVRQGSVEPESDCSQTVSPDTLCSSLCSLEDGLLGSPARLASQLLGDELLLAKLPPSRESAFRSLGPLEAQDSLYNSPLTESCLSPADEEPAPCKDCQPLCPPPVGSWERQRQASDVASSGVVSLNEDEAQPEEQ; encoded by the exons ATGCTGCCCAAGTCCCGGAGAGCCCTAACCATTCAGGAGATTGCTGCACTGGCCAGATCCTCCCTGCATG GTATTTCCCAAGTGGTGAAGGACCACGTGACCAAGCCTACCGCCATGGCCCAGGGCCGAGTGGCTCACCTCATTGAGTGGAAGGGATGGAGCAAGCCGAGTGACTCTCCTGCTGCCCTGGAATCAGCTTTTTCCTCCTATTCAGACCTCAGCGAGGGTGAACAAGAGGCTCGCTTTGCAGCAG GAGTGGCTGAACAGTTTGCCATTGCAGAAGCGAAGCTCCGGGCATGGTCTTCGGTGGACGGTGAGGACTCCACTGATGACTCCTATGATGAGGACTTCGCTGGGGGAACTGATACAG ACGTGGCTGGGCAGCTGCCCCTGGGGCCTCACTTCCAGGACCTCTTCACCGGCCGCCGATTCTCCCGGCCTGTGCGCCAGGGCTCTGTGGAGCCTGAGAGCGACTGCTCACAAACCGTGTCCCCTGACACCCTGTGCTCTAGTCTTTGCAGCCTGGAGGATGGGTTGCTGGGCTCTCCAGCCCGTCTGGCCTCCCAGCTGCTGGGCGATGAGCTGCTTCTTGCCAAACTGCCCCCCAGCCGGGAAAGTGCCTTCCGCAGCCTGGGCCCATTGGAGGCCCAGGACTCGCTCTACAACTCACCCCTCACGGAGTCCTGCCTTTCCCCTGCTGACGAGGAGCCAGCCCCCTGCAAGGACTGCCAGCCACTCTGCCCACCACCAGTGGGCAGCTGGGAACGGCAGCGGCAAGCCTCTGACGTGGCCTCTTCTGGGGTGGTGTCCTTAAATGAGGATGAGGCACAGCCAGAGGAACAGTGA
- the FAM131A gene encoding protein FAM131A isoform X1, with the protein MPMISVLGKMFVWQREGPGGRWTCQTSRRVASDPAWAVEWIELPRGLSLSSLGSARTLRGWSRSSRPSSVDSQDLPEVNVGDTVAMLPKSRRALTIQEIAALARSSLHGISQVVKDHVTKPTAMAQGRVAHLIEWKGWSKPSDSPAALESAFSSYSDLSEGEQEARFAAGVAEQFAIAEAKLRAWSSVDGEDSTDDSYDEDFAGGTDTDVAGQLPLGPHFQDLFTGRRFSRPVRQGSVEPESDCSQTVSPDTLCSSLCSLEDGLLGSPARLASQLLGDELLLAKLPPSRESAFRSLGPLEAQDSLYNSPLTESCLSPADEEPAPCKDCQPLCPPPVGSWERQRQASDVASSGVVSLNEDEAQPEEQ; encoded by the exons ATGCCTATGATTTCTGTGCTGGGCAAAATGTTTGTGTGGCAGCGTGAAGGGCCTGGAGGACGATGGACTTGTCAGACAAGTCGCAGAG tGGCCTCGGACCCCGCGTGGGCTGTGGAGTGGATCGAACTTCCCCGGGGCCTCTCTCTATCTTCCTTGGGATCTGCTCGGACCCTCCGAGGCTGGAGCCGGTCCTCCCGCCCTTCCTCGGTGGACAGCCAGGACTTGCCAGAG GTGAATGTTGGAGATACAGTCGCGATGCTGCCCAAGTCCCGGAGAGCCCTAACCATTCAGGAGATTGCTGCACTGGCCAGATCCTCCCTGCATG GTATTTCCCAAGTGGTGAAGGACCACGTGACCAAGCCTACCGCCATGGCCCAGGGCCGAGTGGCTCACCTCATTGAGTGGAAGGGATGGAGCAAGCCGAGTGACTCTCCTGCTGCCCTGGAATCAGCTTTTTCCTCCTATTCAGACCTCAGCGAGGGTGAACAAGAGGCTCGCTTTGCAGCAG GAGTGGCTGAACAGTTTGCCATTGCAGAAGCGAAGCTCCGGGCATGGTCTTCGGTGGACGGTGAGGACTCCACTGATGACTCCTATGATGAGGACTTCGCTGGGGGAACTGATACAG ACGTGGCTGGGCAGCTGCCCCTGGGGCCTCACTTCCAGGACCTCTTCACCGGCCGCCGATTCTCCCGGCCTGTGCGCCAGGGCTCTGTGGAGCCTGAGAGCGACTGCTCACAAACCGTGTCCCCTGACACCCTGTGCTCTAGTCTTTGCAGCCTGGAGGATGGGTTGCTGGGCTCTCCAGCCCGTCTGGCCTCCCAGCTGCTGGGCGATGAGCTGCTTCTTGCCAAACTGCCCCCCAGCCGGGAAAGTGCCTTCCGCAGCCTGGGCCCATTGGAGGCCCAGGACTCGCTCTACAACTCACCCCTCACGGAGTCCTGCCTTTCCCCTGCTGACGAGGAGCCAGCCCCCTGCAAGGACTGCCAGCCACTCTGCCCACCACCAGTGGGCAGCTGGGAACGGCAGCGGCAAGCCTCTGACGTGGCCTCTTCTGGGGTGGTGTCCTTAAATGAGGATGAGGCACAGCCAGAGGAACAGTGA